One window of Nymphaea colorata isolate Beijing-Zhang1983 chromosome 1, ASM883128v2, whole genome shotgun sequence genomic DNA carries:
- the LOC116249051 gene encoding pentatricopeptide repeat-containing protein At1g06143 gives MYKVKEFFFLIGLLWMSLANFLSASQRCIQDSMIIHHRVVSHLQRCSRLSELKAVHATVVKGDLCNDGRVATQLLGACSSVGMMDYAVLIFAHIRKPEVYAWNVMIRGFDRCALPGDAVRFYGDMLKSGVRPTSFTFSSVIKACSRSSSLRLGEEIHGHVFKGGFGSEVFVQTSLVDFYSNLGEINRARKVFDEMTLRDAVAWTAMIAGHAKAGDVESARKLFELMSEKSTVSWNTMIAAYARSGDVDAAASLFDSMTNKDLVSWTSMIYCYAQNRCFKKAVMEFERMQMAGVDPDEVTLSTVISACAHLGALEIGKKIHFFISQHEQIFLDVYIGSALIDMYAKCGSIERALLVFFKLHEKNLFCWNSLVEGLAMHGYAVEAIALFRRMEMEKKVIPNGVTFVSVLSACAHAGLVDVGREVFSRMTRIYAIKPEIEHHGCMVDLLSRAGYLEDAMALINDMNMKPNAVIWGALLGGCRTHGNVELGEVAVKNLIILEPLNSGYHVLLANMYAKTNRWTDVAKVRGMMKGKGVQKSPGYSSIMVNGVAHEFLSFDDVHPKCEEIYELLEELGLQLRLAGYVPDLGLT, from the coding sequence ATGTATAAAGtcaaagagtttttttttttgatcgGGCTCTTGTGGATGAGTCTTGCTAATTTTCTATCTGCAAGCCAGAGATGTATTCAGGATTCGATGATCATTCATCATCGTGTAGTTTCCCATTTGCAAAGATGTTCGAGGTTATCAGAATTGAAAGCGGTTCATGCAACCGTCGTCAAAGGCGATCTCTGCAACGATGGACGTGTTGCAACCCAGCTTCTTGGTGCTTGTTCTTCAGTTGGGATGATGGATTATGCGGTTTTGATCTTTGCCCATATCAGGAAACCTGAAGTCTATGCCTGGAATGTGATGATCAGAGGGTTCGATCGTTGCGCTTTGCCGGGGGATGCCGTTCGCTTCTACGGTGATATGTTGAAGTCCGGCGTTCGGCCGACGAGTTTCACGTTCTCTTCGGTGATCAAGGCGTGTAGCCGGTCGTCGTCGTTGAGATTGGGAGAGGAGATTCATGGGCATGTTTTCAAAGGAGGTTTTGGTTCGGAGGTATTTGTCCAGACCTCTTTGGTTGATTTCTACTCGAATTTGGGGGAGATTAACCGTGCACGTAAGGTGTTTGATGAAATGACTCTGAGAGATGCGGTTGCTTGGACTGCCATGATTGCAGGTCACGCGAAGGCCGGAGACGTGGAATCGGCAAGGAAGCTCTTTGAACTGATGTCGGAGAAGAGCACGGTTTCATGGAACACCATGATTGCTGCATATGCTAGGTCGGGTGATGTAGATGCTGCTGCATCCTTGTTCGATTCAATGACTAACAAGGATTTGGTTTCTTGGACCTCCATGATTTACTGCTATGCTCAGAACAGGTGTTTTAAGAAGGCTGTAATGGAATTTGAGAGGATGCAGATGGCTGGTGTCGATCCTGATGAAGTCACACTGTCGACTGTGATATCAGCTTGCGCTCACCTGGGAGCTCTTGAAATAGggaagaaaatacattttttcataTCGCAGcatgaacaaatttttttagatGTTTATATAGGGTCTGCATTGATCGACATGTATGCAAAGTGTGGGAGCATTGAGAGAGCTttgttggttttcttcaaattaCACGAGAAGAATCTCTTTTGTTGGAACTCTTTGGTTGAGGGCCTTGCCATGCATGGGTATGCTGTTGAAGCAATAGCTTTGTTTAGAAGGAtggagatggagaagaaggtGATACCAAATGGAGTTACCTTTGTTAGCGTCCTTAGTGCTTGTGCTCATGCTGGATTAGTGGACGTTGGTCGTGAAGTTTTCTCAAGGATGACTCGCATCTATGCCATCAAACCAGAGATTGAGCACCACGGTTGCATGGTTGATCTTCTTAGTCGTGCTGGTTACCTAGAAGATGCAATGGCTTTGATAAATGACATGAATATGAAGCCAAATGCAGTGATCTGGGGAGCTTTGCTGGGTGGATGCAGGACTCATGGAAATGTTGAACTTGGTGAAGTTGCTGTGAAGAACCTGATCATATTGGAACCTCTTAACAGCGGCTACCATGTCTTGTTGGCTAATATGTATGCCAAAACCAACAGGTGGACTGATGTAGCAAAAGTGAGGGGGATgatgaaagggaaaggagttCAGAAGAGTCCTGGATACAGTTCAATTATGGTGAATGGGGTGGCTCATGAGTTTCTTTCCTTTGATGATGTGCACCCAAAGTGTGAGGAGATCTATGAGTTACTGGAAGAATTGGGACTGCAATTGCGGCTTGCTGGATATGTACCTGATCTTGGTCTCACGTGA